A window of the Phytoactinopolyspora mesophila genome harbors these coding sequences:
- a CDS encoding isochorismatase family protein, whose product MKRALIVVDVQNDFCEGGALAVGGGAATAYSIAEVLKQWQDADPPDRVYDYVVATRDHHIDPGEHFSDNPDYVTSWPPHCVANTDGAAFHPNLDPQPFDAIFNKGEYSSGYSGFEGTAQNGLGMADWLRTHDVTHVEIVGIATDHCVRATALDAAHHGFNTQVTLDLTAGVAPDTTNRALHDMRAAGVRLRGEPVVRAA is encoded by the coding sequence ATGAAGCGCGCACTCATTGTTGTCGACGTACAGAACGATTTCTGCGAAGGCGGCGCGCTCGCCGTCGGAGGCGGTGCCGCCACCGCCTACTCGATCGCTGAAGTGCTCAAACAATGGCAAGACGCCGATCCACCCGATCGGGTGTATGACTACGTGGTGGCGACCCGCGACCATCACATCGACCCCGGGGAACATTTCTCCGACAACCCGGACTACGTGACGAGCTGGCCACCACATTGCGTGGCCAACACCGACGGCGCTGCCTTCCACCCCAACCTCGATCCCCAACCATTCGACGCCATCTTCAACAAGGGCGAGTACTCCAGCGGCTATTCGGGGTTCGAGGGCACCGCGCAGAACGGGCTGGGCATGGCCGACTGGCTACGAACCCACGACGTCACACATGTAGAGATCGTTGGTATCGCGACTGACCACTGTGTACGGGCCACCGCGCTCGATGCTGCCCACCACGGCTTCAACACACAGGTCACACTCGACCTGACGGCCGGCGTCGCCCCTGACACCACCAATCGGGCGCTCCACGACATGCGCGCGGCCGGGGTGCGACTCCGGGGAGAACCGGTCGTCCGCGCCGCCTGA
- a CDS encoding nicotinate phosphoribosyltransferase yields MQATTALLTDHYELTMLQAALADSAGQRRAVFEVFARQLPDGRRYGVTAGTGRLLEAIEAFRFDDAALTHLASAGVVDEPTLNWLADYRFSGDVWGYAEGEPYFPHSPILLVESTFAEAVLLETLTLSILNFDSAVAAAASRMTVAAAGRPCIEMGSRRTHEYAAVAAARAAYIAGFGSTSNLLAGQYYGVPTRGTSAHAFTLLHDTERDAFTAQVHSLGKGTTLLVDTYDVAEAVALGVEIAGTDLGAVRLDSGDLLAQAYDVRAQLDELGATDTKIVVTSDLDEFAIAALAAAPVDGYGVGTSLVTGSGSPTAGLVYKLVAREGQDGELVAVEKKSKDKPGVGGRKHAARRYDRHGLADAETISVSGPVSGDHFRQLLIPLIREGEVVGHKSLDDVRRHHEQRRAELPRTALQMSRGLPAIPTRYEEQP; encoded by the coding sequence ATGCAGGCAACGACGGCTCTGCTGACCGATCACTACGAGCTGACCATGCTGCAGGCGGCGCTCGCCGACAGCGCGGGCCAGCGACGTGCGGTTTTCGAGGTCTTCGCCCGGCAGTTGCCAGATGGTCGGAGGTACGGCGTCACCGCAGGTACCGGGCGTTTGCTGGAGGCCATCGAGGCCTTCCGTTTCGACGACGCGGCTCTGACTCACCTGGCCTCTGCCGGTGTGGTCGATGAACCCACCCTGAACTGGCTCGCCGACTACCGCTTCTCCGGCGACGTGTGGGGTTACGCCGAGGGCGAACCGTACTTCCCCCACTCCCCCATTCTCCTCGTCGAAAGCACTTTCGCCGAAGCTGTGCTGCTGGAGACCCTCACCCTGTCCATCCTGAACTTCGACTCCGCCGTGGCCGCGGCCGCCTCCCGGATGACGGTCGCGGCAGCTGGGCGGCCCTGTATCGAGATGGGGTCCCGCCGCACCCACGAGTACGCCGCCGTCGCCGCCGCGCGAGCCGCATACATTGCCGGCTTCGGTTCCACCAGTAATCTGCTAGCTGGTCAGTACTACGGCGTACCGACCCGGGGCACAAGTGCACACGCCTTCACCTTGCTGCACGACACCGAACGCGACGCTTTCACCGCTCAGGTGCACTCGCTAGGCAAAGGCACCACGCTGCTGGTCGACACTTACGACGTCGCCGAGGCGGTCGCACTCGGCGTAGAGATCGCCGGAACGGACCTGGGCGCGGTCCGGCTCGACTCCGGCGACTTGCTTGCCCAGGCGTATGACGTGCGCGCTCAACTCGATGAGCTCGGCGCTACCGACACCAAGATCGTCGTTACCAGCGATCTCGACGAGTTCGCGATCGCCGCGTTAGCCGCAGCCCCCGTCGACGGCTACGGCGTGGGCACCTCGCTTGTCACCGGCTCCGGATCACCCACTGCCGGCCTCGTCTACAAACTCGTCGCCCGCGAAGGGCAAGACGGCGAGCTCGTCGCTGTCGAGAAGAAGAGCAAAGACAAGCCGGGCGTGGGTGGACGAAAGCATGCCGCTCGCCGTTACGACCGCCACGGACTCGCCGACGCTGAGACCATCTCGGTGAGTGGGCCGGTGTCGGGAGATCACTTCCGTCAGCTGCTGATCCCGCTGATCCGCGAGGGTGAGGTAGTGGGCCACAAGTCGCTCGACGACGTCCGCCGGCACCATGAGCAGCGCCGCGCCGAGCTTCCGCGCACTGCGTTGCAGATGTCGCGCGGTCTACCAGCCATTCCTACGCGCTACGAGGAGCAACCATGA